Proteins from a genomic interval of Heteronotia binoei isolate CCM8104 ecotype False Entrance Well chromosome 5, APGP_CSIRO_Hbin_v1, whole genome shotgun sequence:
- the LOC132571088 gene encoding uncharacterized protein LOC132571088: MDAGEGNSTTGSVKKRKYYCCFKDDWCKEDAFKNWLRKIDGMTAECILCHQGFSIKYEGRRAVTSHADSSKHRESEKQHKDMPQIPVLLTETDVYQEDMVTVAELGQVYHNIVHQLSYASEDCAYKMLSGILPDSVVARKMSCGAAKATSIAVTVLAPKSQELLLKELEEVPFFSVGSDAYNKGSRQYFPVTIRYFSATEGIKHGLLDFYSELSSDSVASRIATILQENGLSVTRMASYMIDNASVDFGKHWSVFQDLKQLNGGLIQVGCMGHVIHNCLKKAMRALSFDVETFVLKVYSEFSSSTKRIDSLMSFYEFVETEYKDVLQHVTTRWLSLLPAVDRILESWSVLRAYFLSLGEDECLKIVWEAFSADEHASLPLCYVHFIHNLMRIFSESVKKLECDHVTCTELHSVLENLHAKLKRRKEDKFYGKSSQVILSNISAFENRKFTEEAEKTLSRCIAYLEQWYYFETSIFEQMAVLSLNSEVKWFDLVTLVTALCIDIDIDQLYNEYCVLQKLREEIVSKEQKVDQRWVKVFRQIPERAESQLLKLVSFVLSIPVSNAFCEKVYNLMAQLWSKDKNRLSDCVVKAELQVQLNFNISCADFHEFLYKNPELLRAARGEPEYKCKKEEPEDDIPQAS, encoded by the coding sequence ATGGATGCTGGTGAGGGGAATTCCACCACTGGCTCAGTGAAGAAGAGAAAGTACTATTGCTGTTTTAAGGACGATTGGTGCAAAGAAGATGCATTCAAAAACTGGCTCCGGAAGATCGACGGGATGACAGCAGAATGCATTCTGTGCCATCAAGGCTTCTCCATAAAATACGAGGGAAGAAGAGCGGTGACCAGCCATGCGGACAGCTCCAAGCACAGGGAATCGGAGAAACAGCATAAAGACATGCCGCAAATCCCGGTGCTTTTAACCGAAACTGACGTCTACCAGGAAGACATGGTGACCGTTGCAGAACTGGGGCAGGTTTATCACAACATCGTGCACCAGCTAAGTTACGCGAGCGAAGATTGCGCATACAAAATGCTCTCGGGGATTTTACCTGATTCCGTTGTGGCAAGAAAAATGTCATGCGGAGCGGCAAAAGCCACCAGCATCGCAGTGACTGTTTTGGCCCCCAAATCTCAAGAGCTTTTGTTGAAGGAGTTGGAGGAAGTGCCGTTTTTTTCAGTTGGCTCTGACGCCTACAACAAGGGAAGTAGGCAATATTTCCCCGTGACCATACGTTACTTTTCGGCGACAGAAGGAATTAAGCACGGCTTGCTTGATTTTTATAGCGAATTGTCGAGCGATTCAGTTGCGTCACGGATTGCCACTATTCTACAGGAAAACGGTCTGAGTGTGACCCGGATGGCCTCGTACATGATTGATAATGCCTCTGTGGattttgggaaacactggtctgTGTTCCAGGACCTCAAACAGCTTAATGGTGGACTGATACAGGTGGGGTGTATGGGCCACGTGATCCACAATTGCCTCAAGAAGGCAATGAGGGCACTCAGTTTTGACGTCGAAACCTTCGTCCTCAAGGTGTACAGCGAGTTTTCATCCTCTACCAAAAGGATAGACTCTCTTATGTCTTTTTACGAGTTTGTGGAAACAGAGTACAAAGATGTGCTTCAGCACGTCACGACAAGGTGGCTGTCCCTCCTGCCTGCTGTTGACCGTATCCTTGAAAGCTGGTCCGTGTTGAGGGCGTACTTCTTGTCACTGGGGGAGGACGAGTGCCTCAAGATTGTGTGGGAGGCATTCAGTGCAGACGAACACGCATCCCTCCCGCTGTGTTATGTTCACTTCATTCACAACCTGATGAGGATTTTTTCCGAGTCCGTGAAGAAACTGGAATGCGACCACGTCACCTGCACGGAATTGCACAGCGTCCTGGAAAACCTCCATGCCAAGctcaagagaaggaaggaggacaaATTCTACGGGAAATCGTCCCAGGTCATTTTAAGCAACATCTCTGCGTTCGAGAACCGAAAATTCACCGAGGAAGCGGAGAAGACGCTGTCCCGGTGCATCGCATACCTGGAGCAGTGGTATTATTTTGAGACGTCGATTTTCGAGCAGATGGCGGTGCTCTCGTTGAACAGCGAGGTGAAGTGGTTCGATTTGGTGACCCTGGTGACGGCCCTCTGTATCGATATTGACATCGACCAGCTGTACAACGAGTACTGCGTATTGCAGAAACTCCGAGAAGAGATTGTCTCCAAGGAGCAGAAAGTTGATCAGCGGTGGGTGAAAGTTTTCAGGCAAATCCCAGAACGTGCGGAGAGCCAGCTGCTGAAGTTAGTCTCTTTCGTGCTTTCCATTCCTGTGTCCAACGCTTTCTGTGAGAAAGTTTACAATCTCATGGCCCAGCTGTGGAGCAAGGACAAAAACAGACTGAGCGACTGTGTGGTGAAAGCCGAGCTGCAGGTCCAACTGAACTTCAACATTTCCTGCGCAGACTTCCACGAGTTCCTGTACAAGAACCCGGAGTTGCTTAGAGCAGCAAGGGGCGAGCCAGAATACAAGTGTAAAAAGGAGGAACCAGAAGATGACATTCCACAGGCATCATAA